One Clostridium sp. CM027 genomic window carries:
- a CDS encoding mannose/fructose/sorbose PTS transporter subunit IIB, which yields MNIVLARIDDRLIHGQVATIWSKDTKCQRIIVCNDDVTKDSIRKTLLEQVGPPGIKSSIVGIDEAIRVYNNPKYQDDRVLFLFTNPTDVVRMVEGGVAIKSVNIGGMSFKDGKKQITSAISVNDTDIEAFKKLNEKGIELEIRKISSDSKVDLMSKL from the coding sequence ATGAATATAGTGTTAGCAAGAATTGATGACAGATTAATACATGGTCAAGTAGCAACAATTTGGTCAAAAGACACAAAATGTCAAAGAATAATTGTATGTAATGATGATGTAACAAAGGACTCAATTAGAAAGACACTTTTGGAGCAAGTTGGACCTCCAGGAATTAAATCAAGCATTGTAGGAATTGATGAGGCAATAAGGGTTTATAATAATCCAAAATACCAAGATGATAGAGTGCTATTTCTATTCACTAATCCAACTGATGTTGTAAGAATGGTTGAAGGTGGAGTAGCCATAAAGAGTGTAAATATTGGTGGTATGTCATTTAAAGATGGAAAGAAACAAATAACTAGTGCAATATCGGTAAATGATACAGATATTGAAGCTTTCAAAAAATTAAATGAAAAAGGCATTGAACTAGAAATAAGAAAAATTTCTTCAGATTCAAAAGTAGATTTAATGTCAAAACTATAA
- the thiM gene encoding hydroxyethylthiazole kinase — MEINKKIIKLLNNLREKTPLVHQITNYVTVNDCANITLAIGGSPVMAEDIHEVREMVSLASSLVINIGTLNSVIIEAMIEAGKMANELNIPVILDPVGVGATTYRTETCKRIINEVKLAVIRGNLSEIKTIYGIKTITRGVDASESFSVDSNEFTREKEMARNFAVKFNTVVVITGAVDIISDGKTLYTASNGHKIMSRVTGTGCMCTSVIGCYLGAGDNNLIAALAGIVSMGIAGETAYESLDKNSEGSGTFKVKMLDAIYSLSEALIMERSKINEE, encoded by the coding sequence ATGGAAATTAATAAGAAAATAATTAAATTACTAAACAATTTAAGAGAAAAAACCCCATTGGTGCACCAAATAACAAATTATGTTACCGTTAATGATTGTGCCAATATTACACTAGCAATAGGTGGGTCACCGGTTATGGCGGAGGATATTCATGAAGTTCGCGAGATGGTATCACTTGCATCTTCACTTGTTATAAATATAGGAACATTAAATAGTGTAATTATAGAGGCTATGATTGAGGCAGGAAAGATGGCAAATGAATTAAACATACCTGTTATCTTAGATCCTGTCGGAGTAGGTGCAACAACTTATAGAACAGAAACTTGCAAAAGAATTATAAATGAAGTGAAATTAGCAGTTATTAGAGGGAATTTATCTGAAATAAAAACAATTTATGGTATTAAAACTATAACAAGAGGTGTAGATGCTAGTGAGAGTTTTTCTGTAGATAGTAATGAATTTACAAGAGAGAAAGAAATGGCAAGGAATTTTGCTGTTAAATTTAATACGGTAGTAGTTATAACAGGTGCTGTAGACATTATATCAGATGGTAAGACTCTTTACACCGCATCTAACGGTCATAAAATAATGTCTAGGGTTACAGGTACAGGATGTATGTGTACTTCCGTTATTGGTTGTTATTTAGGCGCTGGAGATAATAATTTAATAGCAGCACTCGCAGGAATTGTTTCAATGGGTATTGCAGGAGAAACAGCTTATGAAAGCTTAGATAAAAATAGCGAAGGATCAGGAACATTTAAAGTGAAAATGCTAGATGCTATTTACAGTTTATCTGAAGCTCTAATAATGGAAAGGAGTAAAATAAATGAAGAATAA
- a CDS encoding mannose/fructose/sorbose PTS transporter subunit IIA, with protein sequence MVGIILASHGEFAKGILQSGAMIFGEQENVQAVTLMSSEGPDDVKAKMKDAIASFDNQDEVLFLVDLWGGTPFNQANSLFEEHKDKWAIVAGMNLPMVIEAYASRSSMESAQEMAAYILKAAKEGVKVKPEELEPEDNGKSSATSADQSSVGAPGSFEYVLARIDSRLLHGQVATAWTKAVQPTRIIVVSDAVAKDELRRKLIQQAAPPGVKAHVVPINQMIKLAKNDQHFGGQRALLLFENSQDVLRAVEGGVPLKTINVGSMAHSLGKVQPNKVLAFNQEDIDTFNKLKEDGLDFDVRKVPNDSKGNMDEILKKAQVELNKLK encoded by the coding sequence ATGGTAGGAATTATTCTTGCTAGTCACGGAGAATTTGCTAAAGGCATCTTGCAATCTGGTGCGATGATTTTCGGAGAACAAGAAAATGTACAAGCTGTTACGTTGATGTCTAGTGAAGGCCCAGATGATGTTAAAGCAAAAATGAAAGATGCAATCGCATCCTTTGACAACCAAGATGAGGTTTTATTCTTAGTTGATCTTTGGGGCGGTACACCATTCAACCAAGCAAATAGTCTATTTGAAGAACACAAAGATAAATGGGCAATCGTAGCTGGTATGAATCTACCAATGGTGATTGAAGCTTATGCTTCACGTTCTTCAATGGAATCCGCACAGGAAATGGCGGCTTATATTTTAAAAGCAGCTAAAGAAGGAGTTAAAGTTAAGCCTGAAGAATTAGAACCAGAAGATAATGGTAAATCTTCTGCAACTTCGGCGGATCAATCGAGTGTAGGTGCACCTGGATCATTCGAATATGTTTTAGCTCGTATTGACTCTCGTTTACTTCATGGACAAGTAGCGACTGCTTGGACAAAAGCTGTGCAACCGACCCGAATTATTGTCGTGTCAGATGCGGTAGCCAAAGATGAGCTTCGTAGGAAATTGATCCAACAGGCTGCTCCTCCGGGTGTTAAAGCTCATGTTGTTCCAATTAATCAAATGATTAAACTTGCAAAAAATGATCAACATTTTGGCGGACAACGTGCATTGCTTCTTTTTGAAAACTCGCAAGATGTACTTAGAGCGGTAGAAGGGGGAGTACCTTTGAAGACAATCAATGTTGGCTCTATGGCTCACTCTCTGGGTAAAGTTCAACCAAACAAAGTACTTGCTTTCAATCAAGAAGATATTGATACCTTCAATAAGCTTAAAGAAGATGGACTGGATTTTGATGTTCGTAAAGTTCCAAATGATTCAAAAGGAAATATGGACGAAATCCTCAAAAAAGCACAAGTGGAATTAAATAAACTGAAATAA
- the glpK gene encoding glycerol kinase GlpK: MAKYIMALDQGTTSSRCILFNEKGLIVTSAQKEFTQIFPKGGWVEHDPMEIWSSQISVATEAMAEVNATASDIAAIGITNQRETTVVWDRRTGVPVYNAIVWQCRRTAETCDELTQKGFDKIVRAKTGLILDAYFSGTKIKWILDNVEGARAEAEAGNLLFGNIDTWLIWNLTKGKTYVTDYSNASRTMLFNIHELTWDDEILETLNIPKSMLPEVKPSSCVYGNTDISLFGGEIPIAGAAGDQQAALFGQTCYSPGTAKNTYGTGCFMLMNTGDKAIQSKQGLLTTIAWGIDGKVEYALEGSVFIAGAAIQWLRDELRMIDNAADCEEYANAVEDTNGVYVVPAFVGLGAPYWDPYARGTIVGLTRGAKKEHLIRATLEALAYQTHDVLKAMQEDSGIILTELKVDGGACNNNFLMQFQSDILNVQVDRPEVTETTALGAAYLAGLAVGYWKSKDEVAKHWAISRSFKPSMTEEKRKELLHGWHIAVKRSGIKLE, from the coding sequence ATGGCTAAATATATAATGGCACTTGATCAAGGTACAACCAGTTCAAGGTGTATACTATTCAATGAAAAGGGACTTATTGTAACGTCCGCTCAAAAAGAATTTACTCAGATTTTCCCAAAAGGAGGGTGGGTAGAACATGACCCAATGGAGATATGGTCAAGTCAAATTAGCGTTGCAACAGAAGCGATGGCTGAAGTTAATGCTACGGCGTCTGATATAGCAGCAATAGGTATTACAAATCAAAGAGAAACTACTGTAGTTTGGGATAGACGAACGGGAGTTCCGGTATACAATGCAATTGTATGGCAATGTAGAAGAACTGCAGAGACTTGTGATGAATTAACACAAAAAGGATTTGATAAAATTGTTAGAGCTAAAACGGGATTGATTTTAGACGCTTATTTTTCTGGAACAAAAATAAAATGGATATTGGACAATGTAGAAGGCGCTAGAGCAGAAGCTGAAGCAGGAAATTTATTGTTTGGCAATATAGATACTTGGTTAATTTGGAATTTAACAAAAGGAAAAACATATGTAACAGACTATTCTAATGCTTCAAGAACAATGCTATTTAATATTCATGAACTTACATGGGATGACGAAATTTTAGAAACATTGAACATACCAAAATCAATGCTCCCAGAAGTAAAACCTTCAAGTTGTGTATATGGCAACACCGATATTTCATTGTTTGGAGGGGAAATTCCAATTGCTGGAGCGGCTGGAGACCAACAAGCGGCATTATTTGGACAAACTTGCTATTCACCAGGAACAGCTAAAAACACATATGGGACAGGCTGCTTCATGCTTATGAATACAGGAGACAAAGCAATTCAATCTAAACAGGGATTACTTACAACGATTGCTTGGGGAATAGATGGAAAAGTAGAGTATGCTCTTGAGGGTAGTGTATTTATAGCTGGAGCAGCTATACAATGGTTAAGAGATGAGCTACGCATGATTGACAATGCTGCTGATTGCGAAGAATATGCTAATGCGGTAGAAGATACAAATGGAGTATATGTAGTTCCGGCTTTTGTTGGACTTGGAGCACCGTATTGGGATCCTTATGCAAGAGGAACAATTGTAGGTCTTACAAGAGGAGCAAAGAAAGAACATTTAATAAGAGCAACTCTCGAAGCGCTTGCTTACCAAACACATGATGTTTTAAAAGCAATGCAAGAAGATTCTGGAATTATACTTACAGAACTTAAAGTAGATGGAGGAGCTTGCAATAACAATTTCTTAATGCAGTTTCAATCTGATATTTTAAACGTTCAAGTAGACAGACCAGAGGTTACTGAAACTACAGCACTCGGTGCGGCTTATCTTGCAGGGCTAGCAGTAGGATATTGGAAGAGCAAAGATGAAGTAGCAAAGCATTGGGCAATATCAAGAAGTTTCAAACCTAGTATGACAGAAGAAAAAAGAAAAGAATTACTTCATGGATGGCATATAGCTGTTAAAAGATCAGGCATAAAACTTGAATAG
- a CDS encoding DUF956 family protein, translated as MVQSLNTKVDLVIDATAFTGFADYGKIMIGDKGFEFYNSRDSRKYIQIPWEEVDYVIASVLLKGKWIPRYAIQTKKDVTYTFSSKEAKKVLRAVRKYVEPNHMVNSLSFFDVLKRAVQHRR; from the coding sequence ATGGTTCAATCACTAAATACAAAGGTGGATCTAGTAATTGATGCAACAGCTTTTACGGGGTTTGCAGATTATGGGAAAATTATGATCGGCGACAAAGGTTTTGAGTTTTATAATTCTCGTGATTCTCGCAAATATATTCAAATTCCTTGGGAAGAGGTTGACTATGTCATTGCGTCCGTATTGCTAAAAGGAAAGTGGATTCCTCGATATGCAATCCAAACGAAGAAAGATGTTACCTATACTTTTTCTTCTAAAGAAGCAAAAAAAGTGCTTCGTGCTGTTCGAAAATATGTTGAGCCAAATCATATGGTTAATTCGTTAAGTTTTTTTGATGTGCTCAAACGAGCGGTGCAGCACCGCAGGTGA
- a CDS encoding MDR family MFS transporter has product MKSKKRSIVIALMVSMFLAAVEGTVVTTAIPTIVKELNGFELISWVFSAYLLTTAISTPIYGKLADLYGRKNILSIGIIIFLVGSCLCGLSQNMYQLIAFRAVQGMGAGAIFTVTYTILGDIFTVEERPKIQGWLSTVWGIASLAGPFLGGFLIDNFSWHWIFFINLPFGIISIVILQRNLIETFEKKKHKIDYVGALLFSVAIITFLLGSLAGGRNNIIIALVVTIAVMIVFYYVEKRADEPIIPFEIFTKSSTIVNIITFLAAGILIGIEVYLPIYMQNVLGFSPTVAGVSMAPMSIAWFLSSFVLSKAIPKYGGRIVIGVSTLILLISCVFLSTLSSESLLVSVIVYGFIMGFGFGGAFTTLTIMVQESVGYNKRGAATAANSLVRTLGQTIGVSVFGIILNMNIIKYFNNIGRKGIEPNNLYSKATLSSGVSLQQIKQALNSGLHEVFIIFIIIALASLALSFIFDSKLKNNSCEQ; this is encoded by the coding sequence ATGAAATCAAAAAAAAGAAGTATAGTCATTGCATTAATGGTGTCAATGTTCCTTGCAGCTGTAGAGGGAACAGTTGTGACTACTGCGATACCAACAATAGTTAAAGAGCTAAATGGGTTTGAACTTATAAGTTGGGTTTTTTCTGCTTATTTATTGACAACAGCCATTTCTACACCAATATACGGAAAATTAGCTGATTTATATGGAAGAAAAAACATTCTTTCTATTGGAATAATAATTTTTTTAGTTGGGAGCTGTCTTTGTGGGTTATCACAAAACATGTATCAGCTTATAGCTTTTCGTGCAGTTCAAGGAATGGGAGCAGGAGCAATATTTACAGTTACTTATACTATATTGGGTGACATTTTTACTGTTGAAGAAAGGCCAAAGATCCAAGGATGGTTAAGTACAGTATGGGGGATAGCAAGTTTAGCTGGTCCTTTTTTAGGGGGGTTTTTAATAGACAATTTCTCATGGCATTGGATTTTCTTTATAAACCTACCTTTTGGAATAATATCTATAGTGATTTTACAAAGAAATCTAATTGAAACTTTTGAGAAAAAGAAACATAAGATAGATTATGTAGGTGCTTTATTATTTTCAGTTGCAATTATAACGTTTTTACTGGGTAGCTTAGCAGGTGGAAGAAATAATATTATAATAGCTTTAGTAGTTACAATTGCAGTGATGATTGTGTTTTATTATGTGGAAAAAAGAGCGGATGAGCCTATTATACCTTTTGAAATTTTCACAAAAAGTAGCACCATTGTAAATATAATAACATTTTTAGCCGCAGGGATTTTAATAGGAATAGAGGTTTATTTACCTATATATATGCAAAATGTTTTAGGATTTAGTCCTACAGTTGCTGGAGTGTCTATGGCACCTATGTCTATTGCTTGGTTCTTATCTTCATTTGTTTTGTCTAAAGCTATCCCTAAATATGGTGGAAGAATAGTGATTGGCGTATCTACTCTAATTTTGCTTATTAGTTGTGTGTTTTTGTCTACTTTAAGTAGTGAATCTCTATTAGTATCAGTTATAGTTTATGGGTTCATTATGGGATTTGGATTTGGAGGAGCTTTTACTACATTAACAATAATGGTACAAGAGTCAGTGGGATATAACAAAAGAGGCGCAGCTACAGCAGCGAATTCCCTGGTGCGTACACTAGGTCAAACTATAGGCGTAAGTGTTTTTGGAATTATATTAAATATGAATATAATTAAATATTTCAATAATATAGGAAGAAAGGGAATAGAACCTAACAATTTGTATTCCAAGGCAACTTTGAGTAGTGGAGTAAGTTTGCAGCAGATAAAGCAAGCTTTAAATTCAGGGCTTCATGAAGTATTTATAATATTTATCATAATTGCTTTAGCATCATTGGCACTTTCTTTTATATTTGACTCAAAATTAAAAAATAATTCATGTGAACAATAA
- a CDS encoding AI-2E family transporter: MIKYKKIPYIQLVPIIIIALLLYRIVNNVENIGSILNNFFSLLTYFIWGFVIAYLLNPLMVFIEKRTKMKRIYSICIIYTLFIGIIIFIITLVTPNIIKSSVDLFNNIPHFANKAYKWSTNFLSKNELLNKFDATSYLDSYLSSFNKDVSAYFSPGFQLIIDYLMGLGSFFMKLMSGIVISIYFLIDKESIIFNLKKFVYSVLNETVAIKIIDFFKIVNTTFKKYFVGKMIDSIIFGIITFIGFTILKIPYALPFSLVIGVTNMIPYFGNIIGMIPAVIITIFFSPMKCVQLVLFITTLSNIDGWFISPKIIGDKVGISPLLIILGIVLGGGFFGVLGMLLGVPTIALIKTLLENFMNKQINDKQIEEKLIK, from the coding sequence TTGATTAAATATAAAAAGATACCATATATACAGCTTGTCCCTATTATTATAATTGCCCTTCTACTTTATAGAATAGTAAACAACGTTGAAAATATAGGTTCAATATTAAATAATTTTTTTTCTTTACTTACTTATTTTATTTGGGGTTTCGTCATAGCTTATTTACTTAACCCGCTTATGGTGTTTATTGAAAAGAGAACAAAAATGAAAAGGATTTATAGTATATGCATAATTTACACATTATTTATAGGCATAATAATTTTTATAATCACTTTAGTTACTCCTAATATTATTAAAAGCTCCGTTGATTTATTTAATAATATCCCTCACTTTGCAAATAAAGCGTATAAATGGTCTACCAATTTTTTATCTAAAAATGAACTACTAAACAAATTTGATGCTACTTCTTACTTAGATAGTTACCTTAGTTCTTTTAATAAGGATGTATCTGCATATTTTAGCCCCGGTTTTCAACTTATAATTGATTACCTAATGGGTTTGGGTTCTTTTTTTATGAAATTAATGTCTGGAATCGTAATTTCAATTTACTTCTTGATTGATAAAGAATCTATTATTTTTAATCTTAAAAAATTTGTTTATTCTGTTTTAAATGAAACAGTTGCTATTAAAATAATTGATTTTTTTAAGATAGTTAACACTACTTTTAAGAAATATTTTGTTGGGAAAATGATTGACTCTATTATTTTTGGTATTATTACTTTTATAGGATTTACGATATTAAAAATACCTTACGCTTTACCTTTTAGTTTAGTAATAGGTGTAACAAATATGATCCCTTATTTTGGAAATATTATAGGGATGATTCCCGCTGTTATAATAACAATATTCTTTAGCCCAATGAAATGTGTTCAGTTGGTACTATTTATTACAACCTTAAGTAATATTGATGGGTGGTTCATATCTCCAAAGATTATTGGAGATAAGGTTGGGATTAGTCCACTACTTATAATACTAGGAATTGTTCTTGGGGGAGGTTTTTTTGGTGTTTTAGGAATGTTACTTGGAGTTCCCACTATAGCCTTAATAAAGACCCTACTAGAAAATTTTATGAATAAACAAATTAATGATAAACAAATTGAAGAAAAATTAATTAAATAA
- a CDS encoding 50S ribosomal protein L25, with product MEEMILDAFERIPTNKRFVEEGFIAGVMYGDGVKEATSIKVQDVELIKILKKHGSNAKIWIKYGEDKKFGFIKEIQRHPVTAKINHIDVQLVSKDREIKMQLPISFKGEENVAANLLELKIYKAEIDVVGSMGILPDGISIDISQKILGDTITIKDFDLNNQIKVTDDENQIYAAIAQMKEEVTEEVTAEAVVAETEAK from the coding sequence ATGGAAGAAATGATTTTAGATGCATTTGAAAGAATTCCAACAAATAAAAGATTTGTAGAGGAAGGTTTTATTGCAGGTGTAATGTATGGCGATGGCGTTAAGGAAGCAACTTCAATAAAGGTTCAAGACGTTGAATTAATAAAGATTCTTAAAAAACATGGTTCTAATGCTAAAATATGGATTAAATACGGAGAAGATAAAAAATTTGGATTTATAAAAGAAATTCAAAGACATCCTGTAACAGCAAAAATTAATCACATAGACGTACAACTTGTTTCTAAAGATCGTGAAATAAAAATGCAATTACCTATTTCTTTCAAGGGAGAAGAGAATGTAGCAGCCAATCTACTTGAGTTGAAGATTTATAAAGCTGAGATAGATGTTGTTGGAAGCATGGGTATATTACCTGATGGAATAAGTATTGATATATCACAAAAAATACTTGGAGATACAATTACAATAAAGGACTTTGATTTAAATAATCAAATAAAAGTTACTGATGATGAAAATCAAATTTACGCAGCTATAGCACAAATGAAAGAAGAAGTGACTGAAGAAGTTACAGCTGAAGCAGTTGTTGCTGAAACTGAAGCTAAATAA
- a CDS encoding PTS mannose/fructose/sorbose transporter subunit IIC translates to MDINIVQMILVVIVAFIAGMEGILDEFQFHQPVIACTLIGLVTGNLVPCLILGGTLQMIALGWANIGAAVAPDTALASVASAIILVLGGQGTAGVPAAYAIAVPLAVAGLLLTIICRTIATVFVHFMDAAAKQGNIRKVEMWHIIAICMQGVRIAIPAVLILAVGAGPIRSVLEAMPTWLTGGLAIGGGMVVAVGYAMVINMMATKEVWPFFGIGFVLATISEITLIGLGAIGVCVALIYLKLTKQGGSGNGGSSNTGDPLGDIIDTY, encoded by the coding sequence ATGGATATAAATATTGTCCAAATGATATTAGTCGTTATCGTGGCATTTATAGCTGGTATGGAAGGTATCTTGGATGAATTTCAATTCCACCAACCAGTAATTGCGTGTACGTTAATCGGCTTAGTTACAGGTAACTTAGTGCCATGCCTAATCTTAGGTGGTACTCTTCAAATGATTGCTTTAGGTTGGGCAAATATCGGTGCTGCCGTAGCACCAGATACAGCGCTTGCATCTGTTGCATCTGCAATTATTCTAGTTCTTGGTGGCCAAGGTACAGCAGGGGTTCCAGCAGCTTACGCTATTGCTGTTCCGCTAGCAGTTGCAGGGCTATTATTAACAATTATTTGTCGTACCATCGCTACAGTGTTTGTACATTTCATGGATGCTGCTGCTAAACAAGGAAATATCAGAAAAGTTGAAATGTGGCATATCATTGCTATTTGTATGCAGGGTGTACGTATTGCAATTCCAGCAGTCTTGATCTTAGCAGTTGGTGCTGGTCCGATTCGTTCAGTACTTGAAGCTATGCCTACTTGGTTAACAGGTGGTTTAGCAATTGGTGGTGGAATGGTCGTAGCTGTTGGTTATGCAATGGTAATCAACATGATGGCTACTAAAGAAGTATGGCCATTCTTTGGAATTGGTTTTGTGTTAGCAACTATTTCAGAAATTACACTTATCGGACTAGGGGCAATCGGTGTATGTGTGGCTCTTATTTACTTAAAGCTTACTAAACAAGGCGGCTCAGGTAATGGTGGAAGCTCAAATACTGGTGATCCATTAGGTGATATTATTGACACTTACTAA
- the thiD gene encoding bifunctional hydroxymethylpyrimidine kinase/phosphomethylpyrimidine kinase: protein MKKVLTIAGSDSSGGAGVQADLKSLSASGVYGMSVITAITAQNTMGVFAVQDLGEEIIKAQIDAIFTDIVVDAVKIGMVSVISTIDVISEKLKQYKPKNVVLDPVMISKSGYSLLKPESKTALVKKLIPLASIITPNVPEAEEILKEVNSDITSIETVVDMESAAKEMYKLGCKNVLLKGGHMQGEAVDVFYDGSEITHFTSERINTKNTHGTGCTLSSAIAANLALGYSMKDSIKNSKQYITTAIKHSLDIGHGVGPTNHFYELYKKAGMAND from the coding sequence ATGAAAAAAGTTTTAACTATAGCAGGTTCTGACAGCTCAGGAGGAGCAGGTGTACAGGCAGATTTAAAAAGCTTAAGTGCGAGTGGCGTATACGGGATGAGTGTAATTACAGCGATAACAGCACAAAATACTATGGGGGTTTTTGCAGTGCAAGACTTGGGCGAAGAAATCATCAAGGCACAAATTGATGCTATTTTTACAGACATAGTTGTAGATGCGGTTAAAATTGGTATGGTTTCTGTGATCTCAACTATTGATGTGATAAGTGAGAAATTAAAACAATACAAGCCTAAAAACGTAGTACTCGATCCCGTAATGATCTCAAAAAGCGGTTATTCACTGTTAAAGCCAGAGTCAAAAACGGCTTTGGTTAAAAAATTAATTCCACTAGCGTCAATTATTACACCTAATGTCCCTGAGGCTGAAGAAATTTTAAAAGAAGTAAATTCAGATATTACGAGCATTGAAACAGTAGTAGATATGGAAAGTGCAGCAAAAGAAATGTACAAGCTAGGATGCAAAAATGTGCTTTTAAAGGGAGGACATATGCAGGGGGAAGCCGTAGATGTGTTTTATGATGGAAGTGAAATTACACATTTTACGTCTGAGAGAATAAATACAAAAAATACTCATGGAACTGGATGTACTTTGTCTTCAGCCATAGCTGCAAATTTGGCGCTTGGCTATAGCATGAAGGATTCAATAAAAAATTCAAAGCAGTATATAACAACTGCTATAAAGCATTCTTTAGATATTGGGCATGGGGTGGGACCTACAAATCATTTCTACGAATTATATAAAAAAGCAGGGATGGCAAATGATTAA
- a CDS encoding PTS system mannose/fructose/sorbose family transporter subunit IID, protein MANKLKLTKKDRISVWFRSFFLQGSWNYERMQNGGWAYALIPAIKKLYKTKEDRAAALKRHLEFFNTHPYVASPVIGVTLALEEDRANGLPIDDITIQGVKVGMMGPLAGIGDPVFWFTVRPILGALAASLAMSGNILGPIIFFFAWNIIRMSFMWYTQEFGYKAGSRITDDLSGNLLQDVTKGASILGMFILGSLVNRWVSVVFAPTVSAVKLAKGAFIDWSSLPAGAEGIKQAMLQQSGGLSLTDVKVTTLQNNLDSLIPGIAGLGLTLLCMWLLKKKVSPITIIFGLFAVGIVFHLIGLM, encoded by the coding sequence ATGGCAAATAAATTAAAATTAACAAAAAAAGATCGTATTTCTGTTTGGTTCCGTTCATTTTTCCTTCAAGGGTCTTGGAACTATGAAAGAATGCAAAACGGTGGTTGGGCATACGCATTGATTCCCGCAATTAAAAAATTATATAAGACTAAAGAAGATCGTGCAGCTGCATTGAAACGTCACTTGGAGTTCTTTAACACTCACCCATATGTAGCTTCACCAGTCATTGGTGTAACATTAGCCTTAGAGGAAGACCGTGCGAATGGTCTACCAATCGATGACATAACTATTCAAGGTGTTAAAGTTGGTATGATGGGACCTTTAGCTGGTATCGGAGATCCAGTTTTCTGGTTTACTGTTAGGCCAATTTTAGGGGCATTAGCGGCTTCTCTTGCTATGAGTGGTAACATCCTTGGACCAATTATCTTTTTCTTCGCTTGGAATATCATCCGTATGTCATTTATGTGGTATACACAAGAGTTTGGTTACAAAGCAGGCTCTCGTATTACCGATGATTTATCAGGTAATTTACTACAAGATGTTACAAAAGGAGCATCCATCCTTGGTATGTTCATTTTGGGATCATTAGTTAACCGATGGGTATCTGTTGTATTTGCACCCACTGTATCAGCCGTTAAGTTAGCTAAGGGTGCCTTTATTGATTGGAGCAGCCTTCCTGCAGGAGCGGAAGGTATTAAACAAGCTATGTTGCAACAATCGGGTGGCTTGTCATTAACTGATGTTAAGGTTACAACATTGCAAAATAACTTGGATTCTTTGATTCCTGGAATTGCAGGATTAGGATTGACATTACTTTGTATGTGGTTGCTTAAGAAGAAAGTATCTCCAATTACAATTATTTTTGGGCTGTTCGCAGTCGGGATTGTTTTCCACTTAATCGGTTTAATGTAA